The nucleotide window CGTCGAGTCCCGGTGCACCAGGTGCACCTCGAGATCGGCATGACGCCCGCGCACCGTGTGCTCACTCGGCGCGTGGAAGTGGAACTGCTCGAGGTAGTAGACGTCGTTGCCGACTCGCAGTTCCGCGCCCACCTCCGCGGCGATCGGCACCTCGATCACGTGCCCGGTGTTCTCCACCACCAGCGGCGCGGCCGGGTCGTCGAGCCGCAACGGGGCCAACCGGGCGGGGCGCGTGACGGTGAGGTCGACCGGGGACTGGGCCTGCCCCGATGCGCAGGCCTCGAAGCTCGGGTCCACCCGCCCCCAGGCTGACGGGCCGTGAACCGTGTCCGCGACATCATGGTTCCAGGCCGGCGCCTCGGCACCGTGCGCGGCGCCGGAGGCGAACGGGCTGACGACCAGCAACCCGGCGGCGAGTGCGGCACCGACCCGGTGGGCGCCGATCCAAGGTGGACGAGACATGAGAACCTCCCGGTTTCCGGCGAATGCTGCCCCGTCCCACCAGACCTGACAGGGCAGCATCGCCTCGCGTTGGTACGGCTACCTGAAGGTCACCGACGACGGCTGACTCGCCTGGCGGTACGCCTGCCGGTGCGACGGGCGACTCTGCGTGATCCGAACATGCTGGTACTCCCTCCTCGTGGATGGCGGGCGCAGATCAGGACTTCGCAGCGCCAGCCGTTTCGACCTCGTGCAGTTCCTTGGCCTCCGCCGCCGACAGGATTCCGATCTCGACCAGGTCGAGCGGGCTGATGAAGCCGTCGGACAGGCGTACGCCCCCGGCCCGCAGGACCGCGTCCCGCAGCGGGACGGCCCACTGATGCTCGAGCAGGATCAGCGCGGCGGCGGAGCCGTTGGGGATGTCCTCGAGGACATCCCACGCATCCGCGTCATCGAACACCTGCACACCGTCGGCGGCCGCTTCCGCGCCGGCGGCGGCACCCTTGGCGAATCCCTCCTCGCCCTCAACGCCGAGGCCGATCAGCGCGCCGATGACGCTGCCGAGCTCGACCGCCTCTTCCTGGGTGAGGTTGCTGAGGTGTTCGACCGCCAAGGCCCCATCGGCGTCCTTGTACACCACGAGCGAGTCGATCACCCGAACCGTGTCGCTCTCGCGCAGGCGCTCCAGCTCGGCGATGATCTCGCCGTGGAAGTCGGGGTTCGGGAACCCCAACACGACCAGTTGAACAGGTCCGACTGCCATGGTTGGCTCCTTGTTCGATGCTGCCGTACCGGGCAGTCGGCTTCTCTGAAGGACTGCCTGAGCTGTCATCTCAAGCCGACACCACCGACGGGCGTCCTGCGTCATCCAGATGAGACGAAAGCAATCGGTCGCGCCCTGCCCGGCCGACACGACCGTCCCAGGTGGAGACGGCATCGTGCCATTTCGTTCGATGTGAGCGAGGCGGGTCGGGGCCGGAGAGACGACGATCGCGGTAGTGGCAGAGGGTGAACCACGAGGCGCAACGGCGCCGGCGGTCCCCGCCGCATGGCAGGAGGGCAAGCATGGATACCGCAGCCGTGGCAGTGGTCATGTTGGTGGTCTTCGCCTGGGGTCTCTTCTCGGCGCGGCTCAGTCGCGCGGACCTGAGCGCGCCCATCGTCTTCGTCACGGTCGGGCTGCTGCTCTCGTACGGCCTGCAACTCGGCGAGGCGGACGAGTCGCGGGAGATCGTCAAGGTGCTCGCGGAGGTCACCCTCGTCTGGGTGCTGTTCGCCGACGCGTCCCGCGTCGGGATCCGGAAGTTGCGCGCCGACGCGGGCCTGTACACCCGGCTGCTCGGCGTGGGGCTCCCGCTCACCATCGCGGCCGGGGCGCTGCTCGCGGCCTGGCTCTTCGACGGCCTGGGCTTCTGGCTGGCCCTGCTGGTCGGAGCCGCCCTCGCACCCACCGATGCCGCGCTCGGCGCAGCGGTGATGTCCGACCCCACCGTGCCGGAACGCGTGCGGCGGACCCTGAACGTGGAGAGCGGCCTCAACGACGGCATAGCCACCCCGGTAGTGACGGTCGCGATCGCCGGCGCCGTCGCGGCCGAGAGCATCCAGGGCGCGCAGGTCGTCGGTGACGCGCTGATCGATCTGGCGATCGGCATCGCGGTCGGCATCGGCGCCGGCCTGATCGGGGGCTACGCGATGCGCACGGCACGCGACCGCGGCTGGGTTTCGGAGGATTTCACCGGGCCGGGCGTGCTGGCTCTCGCGCTGGCCGCGTACGCGGGCACGCTCTGGCTCGACGGCAACGGCTTCGTCGCCGCGTTCGTCGCCGGGCTCGTGTTCGGCCACGCCGCCGGACGCGGCGGCGTCAAGGAGGTCTTCTACGTCGAACAGACCTCCGGACTAGTGTCGCTGCTGACCTGGCTGCTCTTCGGCGCCATCGCCGTACCGATCGTCCTCGCACAGGCCGACTGGCAGGTGATCGTCTACGCCCTGCTCAGCCTCACCGTGATCCGCATGCTGCCCGTGGCGCTCGTCCTGATCGGAACCGGGCTGAGCCGGCCGACGGTGGCATTCATCGGATGGTTCGGGCCACGCGGCCTAGCCTCGATCATCTTCGCGCTGATGGCCGTCGAGGACCTGCACAACGACGCCGAACGTGCCGTAGCCGTCATCGGCATGACCGTCCTGCTCAGCGTGTTCGCGCACGGCCTGAGCGCCAAGCCGCTCGCAATCCGGTACGGGGCCGGCGCAGCCGCTCCCATACCAGACGCACAGCGAACGCCTGAACAACTGCCGGTTCGCGGTTTGACCCGCCGGCACCCGGCGTTGGAGACGACGCGGACGGAGGCGACACCCGAGGCTGAGTCATAGCGCTTGCCGGCGCGGTCAGCGGAATCTTGTCCAGCTTGAGCTGCTCAGCGGGGCCATCTTGACTGAGCTTTTTCAACGTGGCCCGGGCGGCGGCGCCTGGCGGAGGTCGACGGCCCGGATATCTCTGGCCCGAGGCCAGGTTGAAAATTTGCTCACTGCGTCACCGTCGGGCCGCCGGCACTTGCCCGGCCGGCTCCGCCGCCGGTGGTCTCCGGGCTCTTGCGTGGCGTACGTCGGGTCAACGCGAGGGTGGCGATGTGGGCGACGACGACGCCCAGAATGATCAGGGGTGCCACTCCGGCGCCGCCGTGGGTCATCAGCAGGGCGAGGACGATCGAAGCCAACGGAAGCTTCAGCACCGAGACGACGGCGGCGCCGACCAGTACGGCAATCGCGGGTGCCTGCGCGACGTTGACGAAATGCGAGGCCATGATGCCGCCGACCAGGCCGAGGAAGATCGCCGGGAAGGTCGGGCCGCCGCGGGCCGCACCCAGGGAGATCGCCCACGCCAGGGCCTTGCATAGGAGTAGCAACGCGAACAGCCCCAGGGACAGGGAGTCCTGCTGCTCCAGAACGTCGGCCATCGCGTGTTCGCCCGAGAACAGGACGGCGCCGGCGCCCTTGCCACTGACCTGAGCGAAAAGGATGGCCAGCGCTCCCACGAGCAGGGCCGCCACCGGGAAGAAGACGAACGGCCGCACCGCGACGATGCGTTTGGTCAGCTTCGCGAGCC belongs to Amorphoplanes digitatis and includes:
- a CDS encoding carbonic anhydrase, which translates into the protein MSRPPWIGAHRVGAALAAGLLVVSPFASGAAHGAEAPAWNHDVADTVHGPSAWGRVDPSFEACASGQAQSPVDLTVTRPARLAPLRLDDPAAPLVVENTGHVIEVPIAAEVGAELRVGNDVYYLEQFHFHAPSEHTVRGRHADLEVHLVHRDSTGRLAVVAILMNIGRHPNALVDRIAAAAPPVAGEERDTGTTVWPTDLLTVRSHAGRAAVARYLTYAGSLTTPPCTEGVRWFVAEQPTTVSATAVQRLHLRIMQFPGYNGYPDNNRPTEPRNGRLVLRSGH
- a CDS encoding cation:proton antiporter; protein product: MDTAAVAVVMLVVFAWGLFSARLSRADLSAPIVFVTVGLLLSYGLQLGEADESREIVKVLAEVTLVWVLFADASRVGIRKLRADAGLYTRLLGVGLPLTIAAGALLAAWLFDGLGFWLALLVGAALAPTDAALGAAVMSDPTVPERVRRTLNVESGLNDGIATPVVTVAIAGAVAAESIQGAQVVGDALIDLAIGIAVGIGAGLIGGYAMRTARDRGWVSEDFTGPGVLALALAAYAGTLWLDGNGFVAAFVAGLVFGHAAGRGGVKEVFYVEQTSGLVSLLTWLLFGAIAVPIVLAQADWQVIVYALLSLTVIRMLPVALVLIGTGLSRPTVAFIGWFGPRGLASIIFALMAVEDLHNDAERAVAVIGMTVLLSVFAHGLSAKPLAIRYGAGAAAPIPDAQRTPEQLPVRGLTRRHPALETTRTEATPEAES